One Triticum dicoccoides isolate Atlit2015 ecotype Zavitan chromosome 5B, WEW_v2.0, whole genome shotgun sequence genomic window carries:
- the LOC119310670 gene encoding aspartokinase 1, chloroplastic-like produces MNFGGSSIPTAERMKEMAKLVLSSENPALVMSAMDNTTTNIFLAAWTALTGGVRKASEIRELIITKQLHLRTIDELGLDSTTVSGCLDELESHLQYVAMTKELTPRTRDYLVFFGQRTSTKIFFEYLNKLGKGTLQEWELRPVTTFGRVGSDLAAAIIARDLGSAEIQAWKDQDSIFTCDPKVCAKAIPLPHLTFDEAADIGFFAAKSIQIAMEGGKKVIVKNSYNPQACGTAITKTRDMSKSTLTSIVLESNITILDIERTSELNQEAFVVKALDNAVEELKKFATVDRQQNRSVISLVGMPQMSTAILEKALNVLRSMYVDVEKVSQGPFKVTKVLLMVHDSEAKDCVQALHSAFFEDGFVSELQGSEKECQIPVNSSAAAVASSSGAKKRKAGDDHLEAPLGVRQLQTLGTDADGRPGEAEALVSPYPVPVGGHNLWEDDYLMGNNFGQSDYLWPPLPFVDHDAVQNAIEEAQRGAGTPHQWYRHTYYSYSGTKQMERRHQQRRWYNLWSLTNYSPDNVFKFLTPFVVLLLAACLARFLAKRSSME; encoded by the exons ATGAACTTCGGTGGTTCATCGATACCGACAGCTGAGCGGATGAAAGAGATGGCCAAGCTCGTCCTAAGCTCGGAGAATCCGGCGCTTGTTATGTCCGCCATGGACAACACTACCACCAACATTTTTCTG GCCGCATGGACGGCTCTGACAGGCGGCGTCCGAAAGGCGAGTGAAATCCGGGAGCTCATCATCACAAAGCAGCTGCATCTCAG GACGATTGATGAGCTTGGATTAGACAGCACAACTGTATCAG GTTGTTTGGATGAGTTGGAATCACATCTCCAGTATGTTGCGATGACTAAAGAGCTGACTCCTAGGACAAGAGATTACCTTGTTTTCTTTGGACAACGCACATCTACGAAAATATTTTTTGAGTATTTAAATAAACTCGGGAAAGGGACACTGCAG GAATGGGAACTGCGCCCTGTCACTACTTTTGGAAGGGTTGGTAGCGACTTGGCTGCAGCTATCATTGCCAGAGACTTGGGATCAGCAGAAATACag GCCTGGAAGGATCAAGACAGTATCTTCACATGTGATCCTAAAGTTTGTGCAAAGGCAATACCACTGCCCCACTTGACATTTGATGAGGCAGCTGACATTGGGTTCTTTGCTGCAAAG TCAATACAAATAGCTATGGAAGGTGGCAAAAAAGTTATAGTTAAGAACTCATACAACCCTCAAGCGTGCGGTACTGCGATCACTAAAACAAGAGATATGAGCAAG AGTACATTAACCAGCATTGTTTTGGAATCAAATATTACCATTCTGGACATAGAGAGGACGAGTGAGCTGAACCAGGAGGCTTTTGTAGTAAAG GCTCTTGATAATGCAGTTGAGGAGCTTAAAAAGTTTGCAACTGTTGATCGACAACAGAATAGATCAGTCATCTCACTAGTAGGGATGCCGCAGATGTCGACAGCCATTCTTGAAAAG GCGCTCAATGTTCTACGGAGCATGTATGTTGACGTCGAGAAGGTCTCGCAAGGACCATTCAAG GTAACCAAGGTTTTGTTGATGGTCCATGACAGCGAGGCAAAAGACTGTGTGCAAGCCCTCCATTCAGCATTCTTTGAGGACGGCTTCGTATCAGAACTCCAGGGATCGGAGAAAGAATGCCAAATCCCGGTGAACTCGTCCGCGGCTGCAGTGGCGTCCAGCTCCGGCGCCAAGAAGAGAAAGGCGGGTGACGACCACCTGGAGGCTCCACTGGGCGTGCGTCAACTGCAAACGTTGGGCACTGACGCTGATGGTCGTCCGGGGGAAGCCGAAGCCCTGGTATCCCCGTATCCTGTGCCCGTCGGAGGGCATAACTTGTGGGAGGACGACTACTTGATGGGTAACAACTTCGGGCAATCGGACTACTTGTGGCCCCCCTTGCCTTTTGTTGACCACGACGCAGTGCAGAATGCTATTGAGGAGGCCCAGCGCGGGGCTGGAACTCCCCACCAGTGGTATCGACACACGTACTACAGCTACAGTGGTACGAAGCAGATGGAGCGCAGGCATCAGCAAAGGAGATGGTACAACCTTTGGTCACTGACAAACTACAGTCCCGACAATGTTTTCAAGTTTCTTACCCCATTTGTCGTGCTGTTGCTTGCTGCTTGTTTGGCAAGATTTCTTGCCAAACGCTCTTCTATGGAGTAA